The Mobula birostris isolate sMobBir1 chromosome 1, sMobBir1.hap1, whole genome shotgun sequence genome contains a region encoding:
- the ap4s1 gene encoding AP-4 complex subunit sigma-1 isoform X2 yields the protein MIKFFLLMNRQGQVRLCRYYEPVEIQKRTLLEADVIKKCLSRTKDQCSFVEYKDFKLVYRQYAALFVVIGIDDSEYFSIYNPTPQFTVYNGGRMNWQCMNLYIILLKFWTNISAECVSWMYPFALS from the exons ATGATTAAGTTCTTCCTCTTGATGAACAGACAAGGGCAAGTAAGACTCTGTAGGTATTATGAACCTGTGGAAATCCAGAAGAGGACATTGTTGGAAGCAGATGTAATTAAAAAATGCCTATCACGCACAAAGGACCAG TGTTCCTTTGTTGAGTATAAGGATTTTAAGCTCGTTTATCGTCAGTATGCTGCACTCTTCGTTGTAATTGGGATCGATGACTCAGAG TATTTTTCAATATACAACCCCACACCTCAGTTTACAGTATATAATGGAGGAAG AATGAACTGGCAGTGTATGAACTTATACATAATTTTGTTGAAGTTTTGGACAAATATTTCAGCAGAGTG tgTGAGTTGGATGTATCCTTTTGCTTTGAGTTAA
- the ap4s1 gene encoding AP-4 complex subunit sigma-1 isoform X1, with the protein MIKFFLLMNRQGQVRLCRYYEPVEIQKRTLLEADVIKKCLSRTKDQCSFVEYKDFKLVYRQYAALFVVIGIDDSENELAVYELIHNFVEVLDKYFSRVCELDVSFCFELIVIDNYHLTTHVKCRRSLHYSFLGYENMLLHNSLPKI; encoded by the exons ATGATTAAGTTCTTCCTCTTGATGAACAGACAAGGGCAAGTAAGACTCTGTAGGTATTATGAACCTGTGGAAATCCAGAAGAGGACATTGTTGGAAGCAGATGTAATTAAAAAATGCCTATCACGCACAAAGGACCAG TGTTCCTTTGTTGAGTATAAGGATTTTAAGCTCGTTTATCGTCAGTATGCTGCACTCTTCGTTGTAATTGGGATCGATGACTCAGAG AATGAACTGGCAGTGTATGAACTTATACATAATTTTGTTGAAGTTTTGGACAAATATTTCAGCAGAGTG tgTGAGTTGGATGTATCCTTTTGCTTTGAGTTAATTGTAATTGACAACTATCACTTAACTACCCATGTCAAATGCAGGCGATCCCTGCATTATAGCTTTTTGGGTTATGAAAATATGCTCTTGCACAATTCACTACCCAAAATTTAA
- the ap4s1 gene encoding AP-4 complex subunit sigma-1 isoform X3 → MIKFFLLMNRQGQVRLCRYYEPVEIQKRTLLEADVIKKCLSRTKDQCSFVEYKDFKLVYRQYAALFVVIGIDDSENELAVYELIHNFVEVLDKYFSRVCELDIMFNLDKVHVILDEMILNGRIAETNKSRILAPLLALDKMTES, encoded by the exons ATGATTAAGTTCTTCCTCTTGATGAACAGACAAGGGCAAGTAAGACTCTGTAGGTATTATGAACCTGTGGAAATCCAGAAGAGGACATTGTTGGAAGCAGATGTAATTAAAAAATGCCTATCACGCACAAAGGACCAG TGTTCCTTTGTTGAGTATAAGGATTTTAAGCTCGTTTATCGTCAGTATGCTGCACTCTTCGTTGTAATTGGGATCGATGACTCAGAG AATGAACTGGCAGTGTATGAACTTATACATAATTTTGTTGAAGTTTTGGACAAATATTTCAGCAGAGTG tgTGAGTTGGAT ATCATGTTTAATTTAGATAAAGTTCATGTCATCTTGGATGAAATGATCTTGAATGGTCGTATTGCAGAGACCAACAAAAGCAGAATTCTTGCCCCACTTCTTGCACTTGACAAAATGACTGAAAGTTAA